Proteins encoded in a region of the Coffea eugenioides isolate CCC68of chromosome 4, Ceug_1.0, whole genome shotgun sequence genome:
- the LOC113768556 gene encoding uncharacterized protein LOC113768556 isoform X4: MVKKRKKFMMGNEKLQVGKRRAVSDDFDGKEDDKVVLRLPSVVSNASTQAYFSDGNMSRDITLQSFEPPAVAFDALELEKAMLRTSLLLDSSDELPKFNIGETGYGNEKVTDFFVNRDEVNYASRTGCQFDSLDSRGCQNFLPSISEHRVKAVPFSEMNHVAMLQSPFGSMEDNVNEESSFRKIRFTGTSRLQLYQETQHSQKEVVPVVDPCESGNEDIKFMQSNQEEPHRANDENCLIAMNKIDGLQEDKLLKNISEDCSSMIPSIEKEKVIKLPNSQATLTASGLSVGQNPLAKISHKSKTDQKQAPSQRLHSIDKTLENANAACSPLQKLQTRTDKKPIPMKQHMKYYGHQDMNVKEKKENLDKNREPSVNPSHGQQRVLPNFEPFIVEEEEGSGGYGTVYRARRKSDGVTFAIKCPHVNANRNHVHNELKMLERFGGKNFVIKYEGSFKNGDSDCLVLEHVEHDRPEVLKRDIDVCELQWYGYCMFRALAGLHKQGIVHRDVKPGNFLFNRKACKGYLIDFNLAMDLNQKYGTADKTKLSHDVSLNSVPLSRAISIPPSKSRKILTPKAVELANREQGKVLKPLLISKDTRKKIQNSNHCAEVGSRSAIKSQGADGSGITSAREATSTKTLSAEKFREPLPSQGRKELINLVQEALQGANRGSANVPVSKRKRIAATPAKVDRKFLYITPMPLHSAGGVVGGAGVLKNKGDGKNKREGPCVGTKGFRAPEVLFRSLHQGPKVDIWSAGVTLLYLLAGRTPFAGDPDQNVKEIAKLRGSEDLWEVAKLHGRESSFPAGLLDIKSLPSIKLQDWCKHNNRRPDFLEVIPGSFFDLVDKCLTVNPRLRISAEEALRHEFFTPCHEALRKHRLLRQEASLDSASSCVLLHEQSQKCAEVS, encoded by the exons GCATATTTTTCTGATGGTAACATGAGCAGAGACATAACTTTGCAGTCCTTTGAGCCACCTGCAGTGGCATTTGATGCTCTTGAACTGGAGAAAGCAATGTTGAGGACATCCTTATTACTCGATTCTAGTGATGAACTGCCAAAGTTTAATATAGGGGAAACTGGATATGGTAATGAAAAGGTAACAGATTTTTTTGTCAATAGGGACGAAGTCAACTACGCATCAAGAACAGGATGTCAATTTGACTCTCTTGATTCTCGTGGATGCCAAAATTTCCTGCCATCAATATCAGAGCACAGGGTGAAAGCTGTTCCTTTTTCAGAGATGAATCATGTTGCTATGTTGCAAAGTCCCTTTGGAAGCATGGAAGACAATGTAAATGAAGAAAGTTCATTCAGAAAAATTAGATTCACCGGAACATCTAGGTTACAATTGTATCAAGAGACGCAACATTCACAAAAAGAAGTGGTGCCTGTTGTTGATCCTTGTGAAAGTGGGAATGAAGATATAAAATTCATGCAAAGCAATCAGGAAGAGCCACACAGAGCAAATGATGAAAATTGTCTGATTGCTATGAATAAAATAGATGGGTTACAAGAGGATAAGCTTCTAAAAAACATATCAGAGGACTGCAGTTCTATGATACCATctatagaaaaagaaaaggtaatAAAGCTTCCAAATAGTCAGGCTACATTGACAGCAAGTGGTCTTTCTGTTGGTCAGAATCCACTAGCCAAGATCTCCCATAAATCGAAGACTGATCAAAAGCAAGCACCGAGTCAGAGGCTCCATTCCATAGACAAGACTTTAGAGAATGCTAATGCTGCTTGCTCTCCTTTACAGAAGCTGCAAACAAGAACAGATAAGAAACCAATCCCGATGAAGCAGCACATGAAGTATTATGGTCACCAAGATATGAATGtgaaggaaaagaaggaaaatttaGATAAAAATAGGGAACCTTCTGTTAATCCATCTCAT GGACAACAAAGAGTGCTACCAAACTTTGAACCTTTTATCGTGGAAGAAGAAGAGGGCTCAG GTGGTTATGGCACAGTTTACAGGGCAAGAAGGAAGAGTGATGGAGTCACATTTGCTATCAAAT GTCCACATGTTAATGCTAATCGAAATCACGTCCATAATGAGCTGAAGATGCTGGAGCGATTTGG GGGAAAGAACTTTGTAATTAAATATGAAGGCTCATTTAAAAATGGGGATTCTGACTGCCTTGTCTTGGAGCACGTTGAGCATGATCGGCCTGAG GTCTTGAAGAGAGACATAGATGTTTGTGAGCTTCAGTGGTATGGTTATTGTATGTTCAGAGCCCTTGCTGGTCTACATAAGCAG GGCATTGTTCATAGGGATGTTAAACCTGGCAACTTTCTTTTCAATCGCAAGGCTTGTAAAGGCTATCTCATTGATTTTAATTTGGCCATG GACTTGAACCAAAAATATGGCACTGCAG acaAAACTAAGCTGAGCCATGATGTGAGCTTAAATAGCGTTCCTCTTTCTCGTGCCATTTCTATTCCACCTAGTAAGAGCAGGAAAATCCTGACTCCAAAAGCTGTGGAATTAGCTAACCGGGAGCAAGGAAAAGTATTAAAGCCCCTTCTAATCTCCAAGGACACGAGGAAGAAGATTCAAAACTCTAACCATTGTGCTGAGGTAGGCAGTAGAAGTGCAATCAAAAGTCAGGGTGCTGATGGCTCTGGGATAACCTCGGCAAGGGAAGCAACAAGCACCAAAACTTTATCCGCAGAGAAGTTCAGAGAACCTCTACCAAGCCAAGGTAGGAAGGAACTGATCAACCTGGTGCAGGAAGCATTGCAGGGTGCAAACCGTGGATCAGCAAATGTTCCTGTTTCCAAGAGAAAGAGGATTGCTGCAACTCCTGCAAAAGTGGATCGGAAATTTCTTTACATAACTCCAATGCCACTGCACTCAGCTGGAGGAGTTGTTGGCGGTGCAGGAGTATTGAAGAATAAAG GGGATGGAAAAAATAAACGAGAAGGTCCCTGTGTCGGCACAAAGGGCTTCAGGGCTCCAGAG GTATTGTTCAGATCCCTACATCAAGGCCCTAAGGTTGATATTTGGTCGGCTGGGGTGACCTTACTCTACCTGTTGGCTGGACGGACACCTTTTGCAGGCGATCCTGACCA GAATGTCAAGGAGATTGCCAAGTTGAGGGGCAGTGAAGATCTGTGGGAAGTGGCCAAGCTACACGGTCGGGAATCCTCATTTCCTGCG GGTCTATTGGACATAAAATCCTTGCCATCCATTAAACTCCAAGATTGGTGTAAACACAACAATAGAAGACCGGATTTCCTTGAGGTTATCCCAGGATCTTTTTTTGATCTCGTGGATAAGTGCTTAACAGTGAATCCAAGATTGAGGATTAGTGCGGAAGAAGCTCTTAGGCATGAATTTTTCACCCCATGTCATGAGGCCCTAAGAAAGCATAGGTTGCTCAGACAAGAAGCTAGCCTGGATTCTGCATCTTCCTGCGTTCTTTTACACGAACAATCTCAAAAATGTGCAGAAGTCTCGTGA
- the LOC113768556 gene encoding uncharacterized protein LOC113768556 isoform X3: MVKKRKKFMMGNEKLQVGKRRAVSDDFDGKEDDKVVLRLPSVVSNASTQAYFSDGNMSRDITLQSFEPPAVAFDALELEKAMLRTSLLLDSSDELPKFNIGETGYGNEKVTDFFVNRDEVNYASRTGCQFDSLDSRGCQNFLPSISEHRVKAVPFSEMNHVAMLQSPFGSMEDNVNEESSFRKIRFTGTSRLQLYQETQHSQKEVVPVVDPCESGNEDIKFMQSNQEEPHRANDENCLIAMNKIDGLQEDKLLKNISEDCSSMIPSIEKEKVIKLPNSQATLTASGLSVGQNPLAKISHKSKTDQKQAPSQRLHSIDKTLENANAACSPLQKLQTRTDKKPIPMKQHMKYYGHQDMNVKEKKENLDKNREPSVNPSHEQGQQRVLPNFEPFIVEEEEGSGGYGTVYRARRKSDGVTFAIKCPHVNANRNHVHNELKMLERFGGKNFVIKYEGSFKNGDSDCLVLEHVEHDRPEVLKRDIDVCELQWYGYCMFRALAGLHKQGIVHRDVKPGNFLFNRKACKGYLIDFNLAMDLNQKYGTADKTKLSHDVSLNSVPLSRAISIPPSKSRKILTPKAVELANREQGKVLKPLLISKDTRKKIQNSNHCAEVGSRSAIKSQGADGSGITSAREATSTKTLSAEKFREPLPSQGRKELINLVQEALQGANRGSANVPVSKRKRIAATPAKVDRKFLYITPMPLHSAGGVVGGAGVLKNKGDGKNKREGPCVGTKGFRAPEVLFRSLHQGPKVDIWSAGVTLLYLLAGRTPFAGDPDQNVKEIAKLRGSEDLWEVAKLHGRESSFPAGLLDIKSLPSIKLQDWCKHNNRRPDFLEVIPGSFFDLVDKCLTVNPRLRISAEEALRHEFFTPCHEALRKHRLLRQEASLDSASSCVLLHEQSQKCAEVS, encoded by the exons GCATATTTTTCTGATGGTAACATGAGCAGAGACATAACTTTGCAGTCCTTTGAGCCACCTGCAGTGGCATTTGATGCTCTTGAACTGGAGAAAGCAATGTTGAGGACATCCTTATTACTCGATTCTAGTGATGAACTGCCAAAGTTTAATATAGGGGAAACTGGATATGGTAATGAAAAGGTAACAGATTTTTTTGTCAATAGGGACGAAGTCAACTACGCATCAAGAACAGGATGTCAATTTGACTCTCTTGATTCTCGTGGATGCCAAAATTTCCTGCCATCAATATCAGAGCACAGGGTGAAAGCTGTTCCTTTTTCAGAGATGAATCATGTTGCTATGTTGCAAAGTCCCTTTGGAAGCATGGAAGACAATGTAAATGAAGAAAGTTCATTCAGAAAAATTAGATTCACCGGAACATCTAGGTTACAATTGTATCAAGAGACGCAACATTCACAAAAAGAAGTGGTGCCTGTTGTTGATCCTTGTGAAAGTGGGAATGAAGATATAAAATTCATGCAAAGCAATCAGGAAGAGCCACACAGAGCAAATGATGAAAATTGTCTGATTGCTATGAATAAAATAGATGGGTTACAAGAGGATAAGCTTCTAAAAAACATATCAGAGGACTGCAGTTCTATGATACCATctatagaaaaagaaaaggtaatAAAGCTTCCAAATAGTCAGGCTACATTGACAGCAAGTGGTCTTTCTGTTGGTCAGAATCCACTAGCCAAGATCTCCCATAAATCGAAGACTGATCAAAAGCAAGCACCGAGTCAGAGGCTCCATTCCATAGACAAGACTTTAGAGAATGCTAATGCTGCTTGCTCTCCTTTACAGAAGCTGCAAACAAGAACAGATAAGAAACCAATCCCGATGAAGCAGCACATGAAGTATTATGGTCACCAAGATATGAATGtgaaggaaaagaaggaaaatttaGATAAAAATAGGGAACCTTCTGTTAATCCATCTCAT GAGCAGGGACAACAAAGAGTGCTACCAAACTTTGAACCTTTTATCGTGGAAGAAGAAGAGGGCTCAG GTGGTTATGGCACAGTTTACAGGGCAAGAAGGAAGAGTGATGGAGTCACATTTGCTATCAAAT GTCCACATGTTAATGCTAATCGAAATCACGTCCATAATGAGCTGAAGATGCTGGAGCGATTTGG GGGAAAGAACTTTGTAATTAAATATGAAGGCTCATTTAAAAATGGGGATTCTGACTGCCTTGTCTTGGAGCACGTTGAGCATGATCGGCCTGAG GTCTTGAAGAGAGACATAGATGTTTGTGAGCTTCAGTGGTATGGTTATTGTATGTTCAGAGCCCTTGCTGGTCTACATAAGCAG GGCATTGTTCATAGGGATGTTAAACCTGGCAACTTTCTTTTCAATCGCAAGGCTTGTAAAGGCTATCTCATTGATTTTAATTTGGCCATG GACTTGAACCAAAAATATGGCACTGCAG acaAAACTAAGCTGAGCCATGATGTGAGCTTAAATAGCGTTCCTCTTTCTCGTGCCATTTCTATTCCACCTAGTAAGAGCAGGAAAATCCTGACTCCAAAAGCTGTGGAATTAGCTAACCGGGAGCAAGGAAAAGTATTAAAGCCCCTTCTAATCTCCAAGGACACGAGGAAGAAGATTCAAAACTCTAACCATTGTGCTGAGGTAGGCAGTAGAAGTGCAATCAAAAGTCAGGGTGCTGATGGCTCTGGGATAACCTCGGCAAGGGAAGCAACAAGCACCAAAACTTTATCCGCAGAGAAGTTCAGAGAACCTCTACCAAGCCAAGGTAGGAAGGAACTGATCAACCTGGTGCAGGAAGCATTGCAGGGTGCAAACCGTGGATCAGCAAATGTTCCTGTTTCCAAGAGAAAGAGGATTGCTGCAACTCCTGCAAAAGTGGATCGGAAATTTCTTTACATAACTCCAATGCCACTGCACTCAGCTGGAGGAGTTGTTGGCGGTGCAGGAGTATTGAAGAATAAAG GGGATGGAAAAAATAAACGAGAAGGTCCCTGTGTCGGCACAAAGGGCTTCAGGGCTCCAGAG GTATTGTTCAGATCCCTACATCAAGGCCCTAAGGTTGATATTTGGTCGGCTGGGGTGACCTTACTCTACCTGTTGGCTGGACGGACACCTTTTGCAGGCGATCCTGACCA GAATGTCAAGGAGATTGCCAAGTTGAGGGGCAGTGAAGATCTGTGGGAAGTGGCCAAGCTACACGGTCGGGAATCCTCATTTCCTGCG GGTCTATTGGACATAAAATCCTTGCCATCCATTAAACTCCAAGATTGGTGTAAACACAACAATAGAAGACCGGATTTCCTTGAGGTTATCCCAGGATCTTTTTTTGATCTCGTGGATAAGTGCTTAACAGTGAATCCAAGATTGAGGATTAGTGCGGAAGAAGCTCTTAGGCATGAATTTTTCACCCCATGTCATGAGGCCCTAAGAAAGCATAGGTTGCTCAGACAAGAAGCTAGCCTGGATTCTGCATCTTCCTGCGTTCTTTTACACGAACAATCTCAAAAATGTGCAGAAGTCTCGTGA
- the LOC113768556 gene encoding uncharacterized protein LOC113768556 isoform X2 — protein sequence MVKKRKKFMMGNEKLQVGKRRAVSDDFDGKEDDKVVLRLPSVVSNASTQAYFSDGNMSRDITLQSFEPPAVAFDALELEKAMLRTSLLLDSSDELPKFNIGETGYGNEKVTDFFVNRDEVNYASRTGCQFDSLDSRGCQNFLPSISEHRVKAVPFSEMNHVAMLQSPFGSMEDNVNEESSFRKIRFTGTSRLQLYQETQHSQKEVVPVVDPCESGNEDIKFMQSNQEEPHRANDENCLIAMNKIDGLQEDKLLKNISEDCSSMIPSIEKEKVIKLPNSQATLTASGLSVGQNPLAKISHKSKTDQKQAPSQRLHSIDKTLENANAACSPLQKLQTRTDKKPIPMKQHMKYYGHQDMNVKEKKENLDKNREPSVNPSHVSLLGQQRVLPNFEPFIVEEEEGSGGYGTVYRARRKSDGVTFAIKCPHVNANRNHVHNELKMLERFGGKNFVIKYEGSFKNGDSDCLVLEHVEHDRPEVLKRDIDVCELQWYGYCMFRALAGLHKQGIVHRDVKPGNFLFNRKACKGYLIDFNLAMDLNQKYGTADKTKLSHDVSLNSVPLSRAISIPPSKSRKILTPKAVELANREQGKVLKPLLISKDTRKKIQNSNHCAEVGSRSAIKSQGADGSGITSAREATSTKTLSAEKFREPLPSQGRKELINLVQEALQGANRGSANVPVSKRKRIAATPAKVDRKFLYITPMPLHSAGGVVGGAGVLKNKGDGKNKREGPCVGTKGFRAPEVLFRSLHQGPKVDIWSAGVTLLYLLAGRTPFAGDPDQNVKEIAKLRGSEDLWEVAKLHGRESSFPAGLLDIKSLPSIKLQDWCKHNNRRPDFLEVIPGSFFDLVDKCLTVNPRLRISAEEALRHEFFTPCHEALRKHRLLRQEASLDSASSCVLLHEQSQKCAEVS from the exons GCATATTTTTCTGATGGTAACATGAGCAGAGACATAACTTTGCAGTCCTTTGAGCCACCTGCAGTGGCATTTGATGCTCTTGAACTGGAGAAAGCAATGTTGAGGACATCCTTATTACTCGATTCTAGTGATGAACTGCCAAAGTTTAATATAGGGGAAACTGGATATGGTAATGAAAAGGTAACAGATTTTTTTGTCAATAGGGACGAAGTCAACTACGCATCAAGAACAGGATGTCAATTTGACTCTCTTGATTCTCGTGGATGCCAAAATTTCCTGCCATCAATATCAGAGCACAGGGTGAAAGCTGTTCCTTTTTCAGAGATGAATCATGTTGCTATGTTGCAAAGTCCCTTTGGAAGCATGGAAGACAATGTAAATGAAGAAAGTTCATTCAGAAAAATTAGATTCACCGGAACATCTAGGTTACAATTGTATCAAGAGACGCAACATTCACAAAAAGAAGTGGTGCCTGTTGTTGATCCTTGTGAAAGTGGGAATGAAGATATAAAATTCATGCAAAGCAATCAGGAAGAGCCACACAGAGCAAATGATGAAAATTGTCTGATTGCTATGAATAAAATAGATGGGTTACAAGAGGATAAGCTTCTAAAAAACATATCAGAGGACTGCAGTTCTATGATACCATctatagaaaaagaaaaggtaatAAAGCTTCCAAATAGTCAGGCTACATTGACAGCAAGTGGTCTTTCTGTTGGTCAGAATCCACTAGCCAAGATCTCCCATAAATCGAAGACTGATCAAAAGCAAGCACCGAGTCAGAGGCTCCATTCCATAGACAAGACTTTAGAGAATGCTAATGCTGCTTGCTCTCCTTTACAGAAGCTGCAAACAAGAACAGATAAGAAACCAATCCCGATGAAGCAGCACATGAAGTATTATGGTCACCAAGATATGAATGtgaaggaaaagaaggaaaatttaGATAAAAATAGGGAACCTTCTGTTAATCCATCTCATGTGAGCTTGTTG GGACAACAAAGAGTGCTACCAAACTTTGAACCTTTTATCGTGGAAGAAGAAGAGGGCTCAG GTGGTTATGGCACAGTTTACAGGGCAAGAAGGAAGAGTGATGGAGTCACATTTGCTATCAAAT GTCCACATGTTAATGCTAATCGAAATCACGTCCATAATGAGCTGAAGATGCTGGAGCGATTTGG GGGAAAGAACTTTGTAATTAAATATGAAGGCTCATTTAAAAATGGGGATTCTGACTGCCTTGTCTTGGAGCACGTTGAGCATGATCGGCCTGAG GTCTTGAAGAGAGACATAGATGTTTGTGAGCTTCAGTGGTATGGTTATTGTATGTTCAGAGCCCTTGCTGGTCTACATAAGCAG GGCATTGTTCATAGGGATGTTAAACCTGGCAACTTTCTTTTCAATCGCAAGGCTTGTAAAGGCTATCTCATTGATTTTAATTTGGCCATG GACTTGAACCAAAAATATGGCACTGCAG acaAAACTAAGCTGAGCCATGATGTGAGCTTAAATAGCGTTCCTCTTTCTCGTGCCATTTCTATTCCACCTAGTAAGAGCAGGAAAATCCTGACTCCAAAAGCTGTGGAATTAGCTAACCGGGAGCAAGGAAAAGTATTAAAGCCCCTTCTAATCTCCAAGGACACGAGGAAGAAGATTCAAAACTCTAACCATTGTGCTGAGGTAGGCAGTAGAAGTGCAATCAAAAGTCAGGGTGCTGATGGCTCTGGGATAACCTCGGCAAGGGAAGCAACAAGCACCAAAACTTTATCCGCAGAGAAGTTCAGAGAACCTCTACCAAGCCAAGGTAGGAAGGAACTGATCAACCTGGTGCAGGAAGCATTGCAGGGTGCAAACCGTGGATCAGCAAATGTTCCTGTTTCCAAGAGAAAGAGGATTGCTGCAACTCCTGCAAAAGTGGATCGGAAATTTCTTTACATAACTCCAATGCCACTGCACTCAGCTGGAGGAGTTGTTGGCGGTGCAGGAGTATTGAAGAATAAAG GGGATGGAAAAAATAAACGAGAAGGTCCCTGTGTCGGCACAAAGGGCTTCAGGGCTCCAGAG GTATTGTTCAGATCCCTACATCAAGGCCCTAAGGTTGATATTTGGTCGGCTGGGGTGACCTTACTCTACCTGTTGGCTGGACGGACACCTTTTGCAGGCGATCCTGACCA GAATGTCAAGGAGATTGCCAAGTTGAGGGGCAGTGAAGATCTGTGGGAAGTGGCCAAGCTACACGGTCGGGAATCCTCATTTCCTGCG GGTCTATTGGACATAAAATCCTTGCCATCCATTAAACTCCAAGATTGGTGTAAACACAACAATAGAAGACCGGATTTCCTTGAGGTTATCCCAGGATCTTTTTTTGATCTCGTGGATAAGTGCTTAACAGTGAATCCAAGATTGAGGATTAGTGCGGAAGAAGCTCTTAGGCATGAATTTTTCACCCCATGTCATGAGGCCCTAAGAAAGCATAGGTTGCTCAGACAAGAAGCTAGCCTGGATTCTGCATCTTCCTGCGTTCTTTTACACGAACAATCTCAAAAATGTGCAGAAGTCTCGTGA
- the LOC113768556 gene encoding uncharacterized protein LOC113768556 isoform X1, with product MVKKRKKFMMGNEKLQVGKRRAVSDDFDGKEDDKVVLRLPSVVSNASTQAYFSDGNMSRDITLQSFEPPAVAFDALELEKAMLRTSLLLDSSDELPKFNIGETGYGNEKVTDFFVNRDEVNYASRTGCQFDSLDSRGCQNFLPSISEHRVKAVPFSEMNHVAMLQSPFGSMEDNVNEESSFRKIRFTGTSRLQLYQETQHSQKEVVPVVDPCESGNEDIKFMQSNQEEPHRANDENCLIAMNKIDGLQEDKLLKNISEDCSSMIPSIEKEKVIKLPNSQATLTASGLSVGQNPLAKISHKSKTDQKQAPSQRLHSIDKTLENANAACSPLQKLQTRTDKKPIPMKQHMKYYGHQDMNVKEKKENLDKNREPSVNPSHVSLLEQGQQRVLPNFEPFIVEEEEGSGGYGTVYRARRKSDGVTFAIKCPHVNANRNHVHNELKMLERFGGKNFVIKYEGSFKNGDSDCLVLEHVEHDRPEVLKRDIDVCELQWYGYCMFRALAGLHKQGIVHRDVKPGNFLFNRKACKGYLIDFNLAMDLNQKYGTADKTKLSHDVSLNSVPLSRAISIPPSKSRKILTPKAVELANREQGKVLKPLLISKDTRKKIQNSNHCAEVGSRSAIKSQGADGSGITSAREATSTKTLSAEKFREPLPSQGRKELINLVQEALQGANRGSANVPVSKRKRIAATPAKVDRKFLYITPMPLHSAGGVVGGAGVLKNKGDGKNKREGPCVGTKGFRAPEVLFRSLHQGPKVDIWSAGVTLLYLLAGRTPFAGDPDQNVKEIAKLRGSEDLWEVAKLHGRESSFPAGLLDIKSLPSIKLQDWCKHNNRRPDFLEVIPGSFFDLVDKCLTVNPRLRISAEEALRHEFFTPCHEALRKHRLLRQEASLDSASSCVLLHEQSQKCAEVS from the exons GCATATTTTTCTGATGGTAACATGAGCAGAGACATAACTTTGCAGTCCTTTGAGCCACCTGCAGTGGCATTTGATGCTCTTGAACTGGAGAAAGCAATGTTGAGGACATCCTTATTACTCGATTCTAGTGATGAACTGCCAAAGTTTAATATAGGGGAAACTGGATATGGTAATGAAAAGGTAACAGATTTTTTTGTCAATAGGGACGAAGTCAACTACGCATCAAGAACAGGATGTCAATTTGACTCTCTTGATTCTCGTGGATGCCAAAATTTCCTGCCATCAATATCAGAGCACAGGGTGAAAGCTGTTCCTTTTTCAGAGATGAATCATGTTGCTATGTTGCAAAGTCCCTTTGGAAGCATGGAAGACAATGTAAATGAAGAAAGTTCATTCAGAAAAATTAGATTCACCGGAACATCTAGGTTACAATTGTATCAAGAGACGCAACATTCACAAAAAGAAGTGGTGCCTGTTGTTGATCCTTGTGAAAGTGGGAATGAAGATATAAAATTCATGCAAAGCAATCAGGAAGAGCCACACAGAGCAAATGATGAAAATTGTCTGATTGCTATGAATAAAATAGATGGGTTACAAGAGGATAAGCTTCTAAAAAACATATCAGAGGACTGCAGTTCTATGATACCATctatagaaaaagaaaaggtaatAAAGCTTCCAAATAGTCAGGCTACATTGACAGCAAGTGGTCTTTCTGTTGGTCAGAATCCACTAGCCAAGATCTCCCATAAATCGAAGACTGATCAAAAGCAAGCACCGAGTCAGAGGCTCCATTCCATAGACAAGACTTTAGAGAATGCTAATGCTGCTTGCTCTCCTTTACAGAAGCTGCAAACAAGAACAGATAAGAAACCAATCCCGATGAAGCAGCACATGAAGTATTATGGTCACCAAGATATGAATGtgaaggaaaagaaggaaaatttaGATAAAAATAGGGAACCTTCTGTTAATCCATCTCATGTGAGCTTGTTG GAGCAGGGACAACAAAGAGTGCTACCAAACTTTGAACCTTTTATCGTGGAAGAAGAAGAGGGCTCAG GTGGTTATGGCACAGTTTACAGGGCAAGAAGGAAGAGTGATGGAGTCACATTTGCTATCAAAT GTCCACATGTTAATGCTAATCGAAATCACGTCCATAATGAGCTGAAGATGCTGGAGCGATTTGG GGGAAAGAACTTTGTAATTAAATATGAAGGCTCATTTAAAAATGGGGATTCTGACTGCCTTGTCTTGGAGCACGTTGAGCATGATCGGCCTGAG GTCTTGAAGAGAGACATAGATGTTTGTGAGCTTCAGTGGTATGGTTATTGTATGTTCAGAGCCCTTGCTGGTCTACATAAGCAG GGCATTGTTCATAGGGATGTTAAACCTGGCAACTTTCTTTTCAATCGCAAGGCTTGTAAAGGCTATCTCATTGATTTTAATTTGGCCATG GACTTGAACCAAAAATATGGCACTGCAG acaAAACTAAGCTGAGCCATGATGTGAGCTTAAATAGCGTTCCTCTTTCTCGTGCCATTTCTATTCCACCTAGTAAGAGCAGGAAAATCCTGACTCCAAAAGCTGTGGAATTAGCTAACCGGGAGCAAGGAAAAGTATTAAAGCCCCTTCTAATCTCCAAGGACACGAGGAAGAAGATTCAAAACTCTAACCATTGTGCTGAGGTAGGCAGTAGAAGTGCAATCAAAAGTCAGGGTGCTGATGGCTCTGGGATAACCTCGGCAAGGGAAGCAACAAGCACCAAAACTTTATCCGCAGAGAAGTTCAGAGAACCTCTACCAAGCCAAGGTAGGAAGGAACTGATCAACCTGGTGCAGGAAGCATTGCAGGGTGCAAACCGTGGATCAGCAAATGTTCCTGTTTCCAAGAGAAAGAGGATTGCTGCAACTCCTGCAAAAGTGGATCGGAAATTTCTTTACATAACTCCAATGCCACTGCACTCAGCTGGAGGAGTTGTTGGCGGTGCAGGAGTATTGAAGAATAAAG GGGATGGAAAAAATAAACGAGAAGGTCCCTGTGTCGGCACAAAGGGCTTCAGGGCTCCAGAG GTATTGTTCAGATCCCTACATCAAGGCCCTAAGGTTGATATTTGGTCGGCTGGGGTGACCTTACTCTACCTGTTGGCTGGACGGACACCTTTTGCAGGCGATCCTGACCA GAATGTCAAGGAGATTGCCAAGTTGAGGGGCAGTGAAGATCTGTGGGAAGTGGCCAAGCTACACGGTCGGGAATCCTCATTTCCTGCG GGTCTATTGGACATAAAATCCTTGCCATCCATTAAACTCCAAGATTGGTGTAAACACAACAATAGAAGACCGGATTTCCTTGAGGTTATCCCAGGATCTTTTTTTGATCTCGTGGATAAGTGCTTAACAGTGAATCCAAGATTGAGGATTAGTGCGGAAGAAGCTCTTAGGCATGAATTTTTCACCCCATGTCATGAGGCCCTAAGAAAGCATAGGTTGCTCAGACAAGAAGCTAGCCTGGATTCTGCATCTTCCTGCGTTCTTTTACACGAACAATCTCAAAAATGTGCAGAAGTCTCGTGA